DNA sequence from the Streptomyces tsukubensis genome:
CCTCCTGGTTCCAGACCCGGCCCTTCGCTACGTCCAGCTCCTCGGCGGAGCCCACCTGCACCCCGGGGCTGCCGGCGAAGATCAGGTCATCGGCGTTGAGGTCGCCCTGCCGGGCCGCGGAGCCGATCAGGGTCGAGCCGTACGAATGGCCGATGACCGTCGTATGACCCGGTCCTTCGGCGGTCCTGGAGGTGTCGAGTCCGTCGAGGAACCGGTTCAGAGCCGGTGCCCCGTCATTGGCGTAGTGACTGAAAGGGGCGTCCTTGACGGCGTTGTCGGGCGCGTCATAGCCAATCCAAGTGATGGTGGCGACCGACTCACCGCCCGCGACTTTGTCCGCCGTCTCCCACAAGGTCGTCATCCGGCTGATGTCACCCCCCACCTTCTCCAGGCTCGCCCCCGTCCCGGGCACGAACACCGCCGTGTGATCGGCCGTATCGGGGTTCCCGTTGGCGATGATCGCCCTGCCGTCGCCCTCGGTGCTGAAGCCCAGCAGATACGCCTCCGGCAGCCCTTCCGTCCCCGTGTCGTCGAAGCGCTGCTCGATCCGCTCCATGCCCTTCAGCCCCTGGGTCAGCCGTTTCTCCTCGCCCTCGTACTTCCGGGTCCACTCCATGTACTCGTCCGAGTACACCTTCACCGGACCCCGGGCGGTGTTGATCCAGGTGTACTTGTTCTCCGGTGCGGGCGGGATCGCGTTCAGCGCGAGCTGGTACTCCCCGTGCTTCTGGGCGAGGACCGTACGGTTCGCCTCGTCACGGACGGTGGCCGGGAGGCCGTCCAGTACGCCGACGCTCGCCGGGTTCATGGAGATATAGGCGTCGCGTTCCTCGTCGGAGAGGCCTTTCCACCACGCGGCGTTCTCGGCGGGCGAGGCGTCCTTCGGCGGACCTTCGATCGTCCTCAGATAGGTACCGGCGGCTTCCCGGACACCGCTGGTGTCGGCCGTGGTGTCCGTCCAGTCCCGGGCGGAGACCGTGAGGTCGTCGTCCGCCTTCAGGGCACGGAGCTTCGGGGCCCACTTCCCGTCGGCGGCGGTGGCCTCCGACAGCGCATTGGTGATCCGTACCGCGATGTCGTAGGCGGGCCCCGTGTGCGGGTTCGGATACTGGTAGGCGGCCTGCCGTCCGACGTCCCGGGCCTGCGGGCTGTCGTCCCCGTACCCCCGGGCGGTGCCCCCGCCGGGGATCTCGCCGTCGACCTTGTCCGGGCCCGCCGGGTACGTGACCGTACCGTCGTCGTTCACCGTGAACTTCCGGGACTCGGCCTCCAGCAGCGCCGACTCCAGTTTCCGCTTCGCCGCGGCGATATCGAAGGCGAAACCGTTGAGCGCGGTACTGATGAGACCGCATTCGACCTGGGTGTACTGGAAGTTCTTGGCCAGCTCCCGTAACTCGCCGAGTGCGGCGTCCAGGGCTTCGCCCTTGAGGCCCGCCTTCCGCATCCCGCCGATCACACCCGCCTCGACCTGGTCCTTCGCCGACTGCGCCATATCGGCGAGGGCGCGGTATCCATCGGCGGCGCCCTCGTACTCGGCGGGCTTCAGACTCTTCAGGGTCTTGAGGTCCACGACGCCGTCACCGCCTCGTCGGCACGCAGGCGATATCGTCGCGGTCCGCGAACTCCGCCCGCACCTTGCCGATTTCGGCCTCCACGGCCTCGTCGGTCCGCAGCAGCTCCCGGCCGACCTGATCCAGGATCCCCTGGAGGCTCCCGCAGCGCCGGCTCACGTCATCGGCGTACTTTTTCCAGGAGGCGTACAGCTCCTGCTGGGCCGCGGCGCTGAGGCACCCGGCGGTCTCGCCGAGCCCGGACTGCCCGTCCGTCAGCTTGCCGACTGCCGTCGTGACCCCTCTGCGTAAGGAGCCGACGCCCTCCCCGGCCGCGAGCCACGCCTGCCGGCTGGACTGCAACCCCAGGGTGACCGCGCTGATGCCCGGGCCCGTCTCATCCGGCGGCAGTCCGTTCAGCCGCATCGCGGTGGCCTCCCGTTCGGCCACCCCGGCTTTGATCTGTTCCCACTCGTCCCACGCCACGCGCGCCCCCCGGCAGCAGCTTCCCGACACCTGCAGATCTCCCCGACTCTACCGGCCGTACGGGGGCGGGACCGGGGCCTGTGGACAACTGCCGGGACCCCGCCCACCGGGGTGGACGAGGTCTCGGTTCCTCACGGTTTCGTGCCGTACGACTCAGGCCGCGGCGAGCTCCGCGCCGCCGAGGGCGGCCGCATGGGCGTCCATCCGCTCGGCGGCCAGGATCGCCACCGCCGTATCGGCCCGGGACGCGGCGACGACCAAGGCGCGCCCGGCGAGCGCATGTGCCCTGCGGTGCAGCGCCAGCGGGTCGGCACCGCTCAGCGCCGTATGCCGGGCGGGCGGCGCCCCGCGCAGCCGGGCGACCTGGGTCGCGATCCGGTCGGCCGCGGTGTCCAGGGCCAGCTCGTCGGTGACCGCCAGCAGAGCGGAGAGATGGCCCGCGAGCTGGATGTCCAGCTCCTCCTCGCGGGAGCGATGCGGATACGCGGCGGTGTCGGCCATCGAGTGGACAGACCTGGTGCGGATCGGCTCGTACATAAAGATGGCCTCCTGCTCACTGTCAGGAGACCATCCTACCTTGGATTCAGTCTAAAGTTCGTCCTGGTCGGAATTCGGCCCGATCCGTCCGCTCAGGGGGGCGGTTCGGCTCAGTGCTGGCTGTAGCCGTCCAGGAACGATCCGATCCGGGTCACCGCGTCCGCCAGGTCCTTGGTCGCGGGCAGGGTGACGATCCGGAAGTGATCCGGCTCGGGCCAGTTGAAGCCCGTCCCGTGGACCACCATGATCTTCTCGGCCCGGAGCAGGTCGAGGACCATCTGCCGGTCGTCCTTGATCTTGTAGACCTTCGGGTCCAGCCGGGGGAAGAGATAGAGCGCGCCCTTCGGTTTGACGCAGGTGACGCCGGGGATCTGCGTCAGCAGGTCGTACGCCGCATCGCGCTGTTCCAGTATCCGGCCGCCCGGCAGGACGAGGTCCTCGATGGACTGCCTGCCGCCCAGTGCGGTGGCCACTGCGTGCTGCGAGGGCATATTCGCGCACAGCCGCATATTGGCGAGGATGGTCAGCCCCTCGATATAGGAGGCGGCGTGCGTCTTGGGGCCGCAGACCGCCAGCCAGCCGGAGCGGTAACCGGCCACCCGGTAGTTCTTGGAGAGCCCGTTGAAGGTGAGGGTCAGCAGGTCCGGGGCGATCGCGGCGGTCGGGGTGTGGGTCGCTCCGTCGTAGAGGATCTTGTCGTAGATCTCGTCGGAGCAGACCACCAGCCGGTGGCGGCGGGCGATGTCGGTCAGCCCGCGCAGCAGCTCGTCGTCGTAGACCGCGCCCGTGGGGTTGTTCGGATTGATGATCACCATGGCCTTGGTCCGGTCGGTGATCTTGCGCTCCAGATCGGCGAGGTCGGGCATCCAGTCCGACTGCTCGTCGCAGCGGTAGTGCACCGCGGTGCCGCCGGCCAGCGAGACGGACGCCGTCCACAGCGGATAGTCCGGCGCCGGGACCAGCACCTCGTCCCCGTCGTCGAGCAGTGCCTGCATCGACATCTGGATCAGCTCTGAGACGCCGTTGCCCAGATAGATGTCCTCGACATCGAGGCCGATGCCCTTGGTCTGGTAGTGCTGCATCACCGCGCGCCGCGCCGAGAGCAGCCCCTTCGCGTCACCGTAACCGTGGGCCCCGCCCACATTGCGGAGGATGTCCTCCAGGATCTCCGGCGGGCACTCGAATCCGAATGCTGCGGGGTTGCCGGTGTTCAGCTTGAGGATCCGGTGTCCTGCTGCCTCCAGCCGCATCGCCTCCTCAAGGACCGGACCGCGGATCTCGTAACAGACATTGGCGAGCTTCGTCGACTGGATCACCTGCATGTGCGTGAGCTTACGACCGTCGGTCGCCGCTCGCCGAGTGTTTTAGCCCACGCCGCCCCGGACCGGTAATCCGGCGTGCGGGGGCGGCGGCGGGGTGCCGGGCCCATTCCGCGGCCGGTCCGCCCGGTGCCGGGCGTGGACGGGGAAAGGCCCCGGGATGCGGCGACGCACCCCGGGGCCCCGGGTCCGGCGGCCGGTGGACCGGCCGTTTCCCATTCCCTCATGACCGGTGAAGGATCAGCCGTTCACACAGGCGTTGCCGAGGCTCGGGTTCAGCAGCGCAATGATGTTCACCGTATTGCCGCAGACATTGATCGGAACGTGAACCGGGATCTGGATCACATTGCCGGACAGCACGCCGGGGGAGTTGGCGGCAGCACCGTTGGCGTTCGAGTCGGCCACGGCCGGAGCGGCCGCGCTGAGCGCCAGCAGAATACCCGCAACGGTGGCGGCAGCCTTCTTGTGCTTCATTGTTCGATCCTTTCAGCGGCGGCACTGAACGCAGGCACGACCCTCGTGCGCTGCGCCGACAGTCATCTGTTCCATGGCGCCCCCGCAGATCTAGTAACGACTGGGTTCCCGCCAGGAAACCTCGCCTATAGCGACCTGAGGAAAAGTCACTCGTATGCGAAGCGGTCCGGGGAAATGCCCCGGGAAAGGGGTGTGCCCCCGGGCGCCGAACGCTCGGGGGCACAACTCAGAGGCGGACGGCTCAGCTGTTGCCGGCGCCGTTGCCCGAGAGGACCGGGATGTTGCTGAGGATGTGCGACAGCGGCTCGTCGCCCTTGGCCTGCGTCGAGTTCTCGGTGCACTGCTGGTTCTGCGGCGCCGACAGGATCGGGACGTCCTGGACGGCGATCGGGATGACGCCGATGAGGGAACCGGCGTTGACCTTCGCGGGCAGGCCGATGCAGGGCTTGTTCAGCGAGCCCTGGATGAGGGCCATCTGCGGGCTCATGTCGCCGTGCGTGGCGGAGTTGCCGTAGGTCTGCGAGGCGCCGTTGCCGCTGAAGGACGTGGTGCCGTTGTCGTTGCCGATGGCCATGGCCGGAGCGGCCACCGTGGCGCCGGCGCCCACCATCGACGCGGTGACCGCAGCGGTGGCCAGAATCTTCTTGATCACTTGATGTTCCCTTTTCGCTATGAACGATCGATCGTGGAG
Encoded proteins:
- a CDS encoding alpha/beta hydrolase codes for the protein MDLKTLKSLKPAEYEGAADGYRALADMAQSAKDQVEAGVIGGMRKAGLKGEALDAALGELRELAKNFQYTQVECGLISTALNGFAFDIAAAKRKLESALLEAESRKFTVNDDGTVTYPAGPDKVDGEIPGGGTARGYGDDSPQARDVGRQAAYQYPNPHTGPAYDIAVRITNALSEATAADGKWAPKLRALKADDDLTVSARDWTDTTADTSGVREAAGTYLRTIEGPPKDASPAENAAWWKGLSDEERDAYISMNPASVGVLDGLPATVRDEANRTVLAQKHGEYQLALNAIPPAPENKYTWINTARGPVKVYSDEYMEWTRKYEGEEKRLTQGLKGMERIEQRFDDTGTEGLPEAYLLGFSTEGDGRAIIANGNPDTADHTAVFVPGTGASLEKVGGDISRMTTLWETADKVAGGESVATITWIGYDAPDNAVKDAPFSHYANDGAPALNRFLDGLDTSRTAEGPGHTTVIGHSYGSTLIGSAARQGDLNADDLIFAGSPGVQVGSAEELDVAKGRVWNQEAPGDPVPDIGRYGHGGGQLIGHQVITGIIPSDSLFGANQMTTDTREHSNYWVDGKETLRNQAFVVVGKHGNVKLED
- a CDS encoding SCO4983 family protein; this encodes MYEPIRTRSVHSMADTAAYPHRSREEELDIQLAGHLSALLAVTDELALDTAADRIATQVARLRGAPPARHTALSGADPLALHRRAHALAGRALVVAASRADTAVAILAAERMDAHAAALGGAELAAA
- a CDS encoding pyridoxal phosphate-dependent aminotransferase, whose amino-acid sequence is MQVIQSTKLANVCYEIRGPVLEEAMRLEAAGHRILKLNTGNPAAFGFECPPEILEDILRNVGGAHGYGDAKGLLSARRAVMQHYQTKGIGLDVEDIYLGNGVSELIQMSMQALLDDGDEVLVPAPDYPLWTASVSLAGGTAVHYRCDEQSDWMPDLADLERKITDRTKAMVIINPNNPTGAVYDDELLRGLTDIARRHRLVVCSDEIYDKILYDGATHTPTAAIAPDLLTLTFNGLSKNYRVAGYRSGWLAVCGPKTHAASYIEGLTILANMRLCANMPSQHAVATALGGRQSIEDLVLPGGRILEQRDAAYDLLTQIPGVTCVKPKGALYLFPRLDPKVYKIKDDRQMVLDLLRAEKIMVVHGTGFNWPEPDHFRIVTLPATKDLADAVTRIGSFLDGYSQH
- a CDS encoding chaplin, which produces MKHKKAAATVAGILLALSAAAPAVADSNANGAAANSPGVLSGNVIQIPVHVPINVCGNTVNIIALLNPSLGNACVNG
- a CDS encoding rodlin, which encodes MIKKILATAAVTASMVGAGATVAAPAMAIGNDNGTTSFSGNGASQTYGNSATHGDMSPQMALIQGSLNKPCIGLPAKVNAGSLIGVIPIAVQDVPILSAPQNQQCTENSTQAKGDEPLSHILSNIPVLSGNGAGNS